The following are encoded together in the Methanosarcina flavescens genome:
- a CDS encoding cache domain-containing protein: MDLIKIACVMLAVAFFLGIFTSGDKDEVPAVSPELESETISSDVAGVAGTVQAEEKGEMHAPAVSRPAPDSTILEKGESKLAAERRNIENKVRATVRLIEAQGEKLFPSLREEGSPWFQESFCIFVLNEDGTQVVCPPDPSREGKNIKELADADGKPIGELFIETALNEKGEGWIEYNWKDKNNSEPYHKCTFVKKASSEGKTYIVGADLYLENYIVCRNLEACEYTDEPAGSPQIAELLNPVSLDRNLELDCSLAHSVIEPGNNTASHVVKTPEIHYILEGQGLIYIDGIPVEMYPDQLIYIPAGSVQTTYNTGNITLKFLIINQPARSEQSVELL; encoded by the coding sequence ATGGATTTGATAAAAATTGCCTGTGTTATGCTTGCAGTTGCATTCTTTCTGGGAATCTTTACCAGCGGGGATAAGGATGAAGTGCCAGCAGTCTCGCCCGAGCTTGAAAGTGAAACCATAAGCTCAGATGTCGCCGGGGTAGCCGGCACTGTGCAGGCTGAGGAAAAAGGTGAGATGCACGCGCCTGCTGTTTCAAGACCTGCGCCAGATTCCACTATTCTGGAAAAGGGGGAAAGTAAGCTTGCAGCCGAAAGAAGGAATATCGAAAACAAGGTAAGAGCTACAGTCAGACTCATTGAAGCCCAGGGTGAAAAACTGTTTCCCTCACTCCGGGAAGAGGGATCTCCCTGGTTCCAGGAGAGTTTCTGCATTTTTGTCTTGAATGAGGATGGGACCCAGGTAGTCTGTCCCCCAGACCCGAGCCGTGAGGGCAAAAATATCAAAGAGCTTGCAGATGCAGACGGCAAGCCAATAGGAGAACTTTTTATAGAAACAGCTCTGAATGAAAAAGGCGAGGGCTGGATTGAGTACAACTGGAAGGATAAGAACAATTCCGAGCCTTACCACAAGTGTACTTTCGTCAAAAAGGCTTCTTCAGAGGGAAAAACCTACATTGTAGGGGCTGACCTCTATCTGGAAAATTACATCGTTTGCAGGAACCTTGAGGCGTGCGAATACACAGATGAGCCGGCGGGAAGCCCTCAAATTGCCGAACTCCTGAACCCTGTAAGTCTCGATAGGAACCTTGAGCTTGACTGCAGCCTCGCACATTCTGTTATAGAACCTGGGAATAACACCGCATCCCATGTGGTGAAAACTCCTGAAATCCATTATATCCTTGAAGGTCAGGGCTTGATTTATATTGACGGAATTCCGGTAGAGATGTACCCGGACCAGCTCATATATATCCCTGCGGGTTCGGTCCAGACCACATACAATACCGGAAATATAACTCTAAAATTCCTGATAATAAATCAGCCTGCACGGTCAGAACAGAGTGTAGAATTGCTTTAA